A stretch of Elgaria multicarinata webbii isolate HBS135686 ecotype San Diego chromosome 5, rElgMul1.1.pri, whole genome shotgun sequence DNA encodes these proteins:
- the P2RY2 gene encoding P2Y purinoceptor 2, with protein MANVTLLLQALTSNASSFKANCSNEDNTYKCKFDEDFKYILLPVSYGLVFVVGLCLNLLALYIFIFRIKTWNASTTYMFHLAVSDTLYVVSLPLLVYYYAMEDNWPFSVGLCKIVRFLFYTNLYCSILFLLCISIHRFMGICLPLKSLEWGQVRYARWVSGIVWVVVIICQSPVLFFVTTSQRCEGITCHDTSAKDLFGQFVIYSSVMLVLLFCIPFLVIIVCYCLMARKLLQPTRGTTRMSRSKKKSIKMIIMVLVVFIVCFLPFHVTRTLYYSFRNWDLSCPTLNAINLAYKVTRPLASTNSCLDPILYFLAGQKFVKFACPQTPAKDANQSGTDNTPNCQMQARNHLATKT; from the coding sequence ATGGCGAACGTCACGCTCCTGCTGCAAGCCTTGACCTCCAACGCCAGCTCCTTCAAGGCCAACTGCAGCAATGAAGACAACACCTACAAGTGCAAGTTTGACGAGGATTTCAAGTACATCCTCCTGCCCGTCTCCTACGGCCTCGTGTTCGTGGTGGGCCTTTGCCTCAACTTGCTGGCTCTTTACATCTTCATCTTCAGGATCAAGACCTGGAATGCCTCCACCACCTACATGTTCCACCTGGCCGTGTCTGACACCCTCTACGTGGTCTCGCTACCGCTCCTGGTCTACTACTACGCCATGGAGGACAACTGGCCGTTCAGCGTGGGCTTGTGCAAGATTGTCCGCTTCCTCTTCTACACCAACCTCTACTGCAgcatcctcttcctgctctgtatCAGCATCCACCGTTTCATGGGCATCTGCCTTCCACTGAAATCCCTAGAGTGGGGACAAGTCCGCTACGCCCGTTGGGTGTCAGGGATCGTCTGGGTGGTCGTTATTATCTGCCAGTCCCCGGTGCTCTTCTTCGTCACCACCAGTCAGCGGTGCGAAGGCATCACCTGCCACGACACGTCGGCGAAAGACCTCTTTGGGCAGTTCGTCATCTATAGTTCGGTGATGCTTGTCCTGCTGTTCTGCATCCCCTTCCTGGTCATCATTGTCTGCTACTGCCTGATGGCCCGCAAACTTCTGCAGCCCACCCGTGGCACCACCCGCATGTCCAGATCCAAGAAGAAGTCCATCAAGATGATCATCATGGTCTTGGTGGTCTTCATCGTTTGCTTCTTGCCTTTCCACGTGACTCGCACCTTGTATTACTCCTTCCGTAACTGGGACCTGAGCTGTCCGACCCTCAATGCCATCAACTTGGCATATAAAGTCACCCGGCCGTTGGCTAGTACGAACAGTTGCTTGGACCCCATTTTGTACTTTTTAGCGGGGCAAAAATTTGTGAAGTTTGCCTGCCCCCAAACGCCAGCGAAGGACGCCAACCAGTCTGGCACGGACAACACACCGAATTGCCAAATGCAGGCCAGAAACCATCTAGCTACGAAAACTTAG